The Acidobacteriota bacterium genome includes a region encoding these proteins:
- a CDS encoding PspC domain-containing protein has product MTATATQSRPLHRSASDRLIGGVCGGIAAWLGWNPTGVRLLYILVSILSVAFPGIIVYILLWIVMPLGD; this is encoded by the coding sequence GTGACCGCGACCGCCACCCAATCCCGACCCCTTCATCGTTCCGCGTCCGACCGCCTGATCGGCGGCGTCTGCGGCGGCATCGCCGCCTGGCTGGGCTGGAACCCGACCGGTGTCCGTCTGCTCTACATTCTGGTCTCGATCCTCTCGGTCGCCTTCCCCGGGATCATCGTCTACATCCTGCTCTGGATCGTCATGCCGCTGGGCGACTGA
- a CDS encoding MFS transporter, giving the protein MAEQEQAPERLGTLRSLAQAVRSWRTLSVVLLSFSSGMPLGLVWIAIPDWMRDAGIDIRLVGLFTLAQAPWTFNVVWAPLMDRFPPPFLGRRRGWAAIAQVGLLLGTLGLSGVGDHPDTPWLALALTLAIAMAAASQDIAVDAYAVDVLRKEEQGAAVGARIGLYRLAMLVAGGTAISVAGAISWPLVCVGLAALYLPMLAVTILAPEPKDLPPGPKTLRDAVWQPFLGFLSRHRAVEILAFVILFKFGDNLAQGLLRPFLVDMGYSEFHRGVALATVGTTATIVGSIAGGLGTNVIGLGRALWIFGFLQIFSNVGYILLANLPMQPSLLYGAMGFESLCQGLGTGAFSVLLLRMTQKRFSATQYALFSTLFGMGRIVSGPIAGFMVHSVGWSNFFLFTIPLGLPGLYMLSRFVRPREREPKFEVRRQEPLPPRSPAQLAAHGLTYGTVTLAGGALLLTGLAALEAVRDGEFADFGFGSALLSVSTPSDMFGWIQLAGLITFGVAIGLFAAAVQAARHGAGAARAAASNEP; this is encoded by the coding sequence ATGGCCGAGCAAGAGCAGGCTCCGGAACGGCTCGGAACGCTGCGGAGCCTTGCACAGGCCGTCCGCTCTTGGAGGACCCTGTCGGTCGTCCTGCTCTCGTTCTCGTCCGGCATGCCGCTGGGCCTGGTCTGGATCGCGATTCCGGACTGGATGCGCGACGCCGGCATCGACATCCGGCTTGTCGGTCTGTTCACCCTGGCCCAGGCGCCGTGGACGTTCAACGTGGTCTGGGCGCCCCTCATGGACCGGTTCCCGCCGCCCTTCCTCGGTCGGCGACGGGGATGGGCCGCGATCGCTCAGGTCGGTCTGCTCCTCGGCACTCTCGGCCTGTCCGGCGTCGGCGACCACCCCGATACCCCCTGGCTGGCCCTCGCCCTGACCCTGGCGATCGCCATGGCGGCCGCGTCCCAGGACATCGCGGTCGACGCCTACGCCGTGGACGTGCTCCGCAAGGAGGAACAGGGCGCGGCGGTCGGCGCCCGGATCGGCCTCTATCGACTTGCCATGCTCGTTGCGGGTGGAACCGCGATCTCGGTTGCCGGAGCCATCTCCTGGCCCCTCGTCTGTGTCGGTCTGGCGGCTCTCTACCTGCCCATGCTGGCGGTCACGATCCTGGCGCCCGAACCGAAGGACCTGCCGCCCGGCCCGAAGACGCTCCGGGACGCCGTCTGGCAACCGTTCCTGGGCTTTCTCTCCCGCCACCGGGCTGTCGAGATACTCGCCTTCGTCATTCTCTTCAAGTTCGGCGACAACCTGGCACAGGGCCTGCTCCGACCCTTCCTCGTCGACATGGGGTACTCGGAGTTCCACCGCGGCGTCGCTCTCGCAACCGTCGGCACGACCGCCACGATCGTCGGCTCGATCGCCGGCGGCCTGGGGACCAACGTGATCGGCCTCGGCAGAGCGCTGTGGATCTTCGGATTCCTCCAGATCTTCTCGAACGTCGGGTACATCCTGCTGGCGAACCTGCCAATGCAGCCGAGCCTCCTCTACGGCGCCATGGGCTTCGAATCCCTATGTCAGGGTCTTGGTACCGGCGCCTTCTCCGTACTCTTGCTGCGCATGACGCAGAAGCGCTTCTCGGCAACTCAATACGCTCTGTTCTCGACCCTCTTCGGTATGGGACGGATCGTCTCCGGGCCTATCGCCGGCTTCATGGTCCACTCCGTGGGGTGGTCGAACTTCTTCCTGTTCACGATCCCGCTTGGCCTGCCCGGCCTCTACATGCTCAGCCGCTTTGTCAGGCCCAGAGAGCGGGAGCCGAAGTTCGAGGTCCGCCGCCAGGAGCCGCTGCCGCCGCGGTCGCCGGCGCAACTCGCTGCCCACGGCCTGACGTACGGCACTGTCACGCTGGCCGGAGGCGCCCTCCTGCTCACGGGTCTGGCCGCGCTGGAGGCGGTACGCGATGGCGAGTTCGCCGACTTCGGTTTCGGATCCGCGCTGCTCTCGGTTTCCACGCCGTCGGACATGTTCGGCTGGATCCAGTTGGCCGGCCTGATCACTTTCGGCGTCGCGATCGGCCTGTTCGCGGCCGCGGTGCAGGCGGCGCGCCATGGAGCTGGAGCCGCACGGGCGGCGGCTAGTAACGAGCCGTAG
- the msrP gene encoding protein-methionine-sulfoxide reductase catalytic subunit MsrP, translating into MWIKKYDPARYLPSDAGVRLPSLEPTPRDVYMNRRKFVAAAAATIGIAGASPLASQFRLRRQVPAPPPAPPIEEMLKPALERPDVYGAEPSARPKRNSKFAGPPASVGGELTPREAAGIHNNFYEFFPGRAGPVWKFAGKFTVEPWKVEVTGLCDNPMTLDLDDIFAFAHEERFYHFRCVERWAMNVPWSGFPLSKLIEKAAPKSSARHVRFFTALKRDQMPGVREAHWYGWPYFEALRMDEAMNELAFVATGIYGEPLVKQHGAPLRIVVPWKYGYKSAKSIVKIEFVAEEPKIFWQIQPHEYGYLSNVNPNIPHPRWSQATSHWLHNSQPFDTPIFNGYGEYVAKLYPDEPTTMQRALRMGQVAR; encoded by the coding sequence ATGTGGATCAAGAAGTACGACCCCGCCCGCTACCTCCCGTCCGACGCCGGAGTACGGCTGCCGAGCCTCGAACCGACGCCGCGGGACGTCTACATGAACCGGCGCAAGTTCGTGGCCGCAGCCGCGGCCACAATCGGCATTGCCGGCGCGTCGCCTCTGGCATCCCAGTTCCGTCTCCGCCGGCAGGTGCCGGCGCCGCCACCGGCGCCGCCCATCGAGGAGATGCTCAAGCCGGCGCTCGAGCGGCCCGACGTCTACGGCGCCGAGCCGAGCGCAAGGCCGAAGCGCAACTCGAAGTTCGCGGGTCCGCCGGCGAGCGTCGGCGGCGAGCTGACTCCGCGCGAGGCGGCCGGCATCCACAACAACTTCTATGAGTTCTTCCCGGGCCGCGCCGGTCCGGTGTGGAAGTTCGCCGGCAAGTTCACCGTGGAGCCGTGGAAGGTGGAGGTCACGGGCCTGTGCGACAACCCGATGACGCTCGACCTCGACGACATCTTCGCCTTCGCCCATGAGGAGCGCTTCTACCACTTCCGCTGCGTCGAACGCTGGGCGATGAACGTGCCCTGGAGCGGTTTTCCGCTCAGCAAGTTGATCGAGAAGGCTGCGCCCAAGTCGTCGGCCAGGCATGTGCGCTTCTTCACGGCTCTCAAGAGGGATCAGATGCCGGGCGTCAGGGAGGCGCACTGGTACGGGTGGCCCTACTTCGAAGCCCTGCGGATGGATGAAGCGATGAACGAACTGGCCTTCGTCGCCACCGGCATTTACGGCGAGCCCTTGGTCAAGCAGCACGGTGCGCCGCTGCGCATCGTGGTGCCGTGGAAGTACGGTTACAAGAGCGCCAAGTCGATCGTGAAGATCGAGTTCGTGGCCGAGGAGCCGAAGATCTTCTGGCAGATCCAGCCCCACGAGTACGGCTACCTCTCGAACGTGAACCCGAACATTCCGCATCCACGCTGGAGCCAGGCGACCTCGCACTGGCTGCACAACAGCCAGCCGTTCGACACGCCGATCTTCAACGGCTACGGCGAGTACGTCGCCAAGCTCTATCCCGACGAGCCGACGACGATGCAGCGCGCGCTGCGGATGGGCCAGGTGGCTCGGTAG
- a CDS encoding 4Fe-4S dicluster domain-containing protein, whose protein sequence is MERPVSDAEAGFEVGEDFERFSQKDDVFCRSFWDPEVRTSRSDMFYETYRTSELRWRPVEGFTRRDYALRNASWHVTDLFAEFREGADRREGFLDPYTVLRDGPGPPDESDEPEEVLAARLAVDLKTAARALGADLIGITGYDERWVYTHAYSRETETEKPQELPGELGNVVVIAQAMDRRLVQTVPSALSGTATGVGYSSDTVVLLAIAQYIRNMGYEAVPTMNDTALAIPLAIKAGLGEYGRHGLLITREFGPRVRLGKIFTDMPLAHDRPRRFGVRETCEVCRACSDACPPKAIAMDAPSDRIYNISNIRGVRKWTTDAEKCFRFWSNQNTDCSICVRVCPYNRDYSRRLSRIWRWMAGTPLRRLALWLDRLSGRGRRMAPQTWWGGALSGW, encoded by the coding sequence ATGGAACGCCCTGTCAGCGATGCCGAAGCGGGGTTCGAGGTAGGGGAGGACTTCGAGCGCTTCTCGCAGAAGGACGACGTCTTCTGCCGTTCGTTCTGGGATCCCGAGGTGAGGACCTCCCGCTCGGACATGTTCTATGAGACGTACCGCACCTCGGAGCTGCGCTGGCGCCCGGTCGAGGGGTTCACGCGGCGCGACTACGCGCTTCGCAACGCTTCCTGGCACGTCACCGATCTGTTCGCGGAGTTCCGGGAAGGCGCCGACCGTCGCGAGGGCTTCCTCGACCCCTACACGGTGCTCCGGGACGGTCCGGGTCCGCCGGACGAAAGCGACGAACCGGAGGAGGTCCTCGCCGCTCGACTCGCCGTCGACCTCAAGACGGCCGCCCGCGCACTGGGCGCCGACCTGATCGGCATCACCGGCTATGACGAGCGCTGGGTGTACACGCACGCCTACTCGAGGGAAACAGAGACGGAGAAGCCTCAGGAGCTTCCGGGCGAACTCGGCAACGTCGTCGTCATTGCGCAGGCGATGGACCGGAGGCTGGTACAGACCGTGCCGTCGGCCCTCAGCGGTACGGCAACGGGCGTCGGCTACAGCAGCGACACGGTCGTGCTGCTCGCGATCGCCCAGTACATCCGGAACATGGGCTACGAGGCGGTGCCGACGATGAACGACACGGCCCTGGCGATTCCTCTCGCGATCAAGGCCGGGCTGGGCGAGTACGGCCGTCACGGCCTGCTGATCACCAGGGAGTTCGGTCCCAGGGTGCGGCTCGGGAAGATCTTCACCGACATGCCCCTGGCTCACGACCGTCCGCGGCGCTTCGGCGTGCGCGAGACCTGCGAAGTGTGCCGCGCATGTTCCGATGCGTGCCCGCCGAAGGCCATCGCGATGGACGCGCCGTCGGACCGCATCTACAACATCTCCAACATCCGTGGCGTCAGGAAGTGGACGACGGACGCCGAGAAGTGCTTCCGGTTCTGGTCGAACCAGAACACCGACTGCTCGATCTGCGTCAGGGTCTGCCCCTACAACCGGGACTACTCCAGGCGCCTCAGCCGGATCTGGCGGTGGATGGCGGGCACCCCCTTGCGCCGGCTCGCCCTCTGGCTCGACCGCCTGAGCGGGCGCGGGCGGCGGATGGCGCCCCAGACGTGGTGGGGAGGTGCCCTGTCCGGCTGGTAG